A genomic segment from Branchiostoma floridae strain S238N-H82 chromosome 7, Bfl_VNyyK, whole genome shotgun sequence encodes:
- the LOC118420162 gene encoding leucine-rich repeat-containing protein 24-like — protein MSYNHISYIHSAVLSDLPQLKELDLYQNKIASIQTDTFKDLPHLQFLYLANNEITEIQPGAFSNVPKLKKIRLKRNKITTIQVGSFSNLPRLKQLFLNSNMITTIQVGAFSDLFQLQKLDLSSNRLTYIPLGTFQNLPMLKKLSLSSNKIAKIMSAEISNLIQLDTLSLSDNNIKVLPGYDEMSLISNVALHNNSWQCDCRMVPFRQKMTGSASFEKQIICERPSHFLGHRLQDIEPKDLICVEPRILSFIVVENKTFIQGDTVRLVCEVSGLPTPDITVTLPDGLNVTVGTVGRVTVELNGTITIQNIVTSDDGLYVCTAANHVSSTFATLLLSIIVPVEPSISPSFPTDSIKSNGDWTLENTSVGTKTIVGVGIFHVALITALITITRMVRRRKTNKRLHDNNINAGTTVTVPGGYNETASSDTVTGETNSVYGNDIEVAMCADLSSINAYENDDEVAMSADLSSINAYENDDEVAMSADSSSINAYENDDEVAMSADSSAINVYENDDKVAMSADSVSQEHINAYENDDEVPMSADSVSQEHINAYENEDEVAKSVVSVGNDLTNVYENDDGVAMSADSSANNAYENDDEVAMLVNEAAVSPINAYENDDEVAKIAYPKDKLETNAYGKENEEAMSAASQPIYGNENEEAISAASQPIYGNENEGALSAAFQPIYNNEDGKVVTSANLYSAKTNT, from the coding sequence ATGTCCTACAACCACATATCCTACATCCACTCTGCCGTACTATCAGACTTACCTCAGTTAAAAGAGTTGGACCTGTACCAAAACAAAATTGCTTCTATTCAGACTGATACTTTTAAGGATTTACCTCATCTCCAATTCCTGTACTTAGCCAACAATGAGATAACTGAAATTCAGCCAGGTGCATTCTCCAATGTACCAAAGCTCAAAAAGATCCGTCTAAAACGCAACAAGATAACTACTATTCAGGTCGGCTCATTCTCCAATCTACCAAGACTAAAACAACTTTTCCTGAATTCCAACATGATCACCACTATTCAGGTTGGTGCTTTCTCAGATTTATTCCAGCTCCAGAAATTGGACCTGTCCTCAAACCGATTAACATACATTCCACTTGGTACATTCCAAAATCTACCAATGCTGaaaaaactgtccctgtcctcCAACAAGATTGCGAAGATTATGTCTGCTGAAATTTCCAATCTTATCCAACTCGATACACTGTCCCTGAGTGATAACAATATAAAGGTATTGCCCGGATATGATGAGATGTCATTGATCTCCAATGTAGCTCTTCACAACAAttcctggcagtgtgactgtagaatGGTTCCCTTCAGGCAAAAGATGACTGGGTCTGCTTCATTTGAGAAACAGATCATATGTGAGAGGCCTAGTCATTTTCTTGGACACAGACTTCAAGATATAGAACCTAAAGACCTTATCTGTGTTGAACCAAGAATTTTGAGCTTTATCGTAGTCGAGAACAAGACATTTATACAAGGTGACACAGTTCGTTTGGTGTGTGAAGTTTCGGGCCTTCCGACACCAGACATAACAGTCACCCTGCCAGATGGACTGAATGTAACTGTTGGGACAGTTGGGAGAGTGACAGTGGAGTTAAACGGGACCATCACGATACAAAATATTGTTACGTCAGATGATGGTCTGTATGTTTGTACGGCAGCAAATCATGTAAGCTCTACATTTGCAACGTTGTTATTGTCTATTATTGTCCCAGTGGAACCATCAATTAGCCCCTCTTTTCCCACTGACAGTATCAAAAGTAACGGTGACTGGACACTCGAGAACACGTCTGTAGGTACTAAAACAATAGTTGGAGTCGGGATATTCCATGTAGCATTGATTACAGCTTTAATAACTATAACTCGTATGGTTAGGCGTAGAAAAACTAACAAAAGGCTTCATGACAACAACATCAATGCAGGCACCACTGTAACAGTACCCGGGGGTTACAATGAAACAGCATCCTCTGATACTGTGACTGGTGAAACCAATAGCGTATATGGGAATGATATTGAAGTAGCCATGTGTGCTGATTTGTCATCCATTAATGCatatgagaatgatgatgagGTAGCCATGTCTGCCGATTTGTCATCCATTAATGCatatgagaatgatgatgagGTAGCCATGTCTGCCGATTCTTCATCCATTAATGCatatgagaatgatgatgagGTAGCCATGTCTGCTGATTCGTCAGCCATTAATGTATATGAGAATGATGATAAGGTAGCCATGTCTGCTGATTCAGTATCTCAAGAACACATTAACGCgtatgagaatgatgatgagGTACCCATGTCTGCTGATTCTGTATCTCAAGAACACATTAATGCATATGAGAATGAAGATGAGGTAGCAAAGTCTGTTGTATCTGTAGGTAATGATCTCACTAACGTGTATGAAAATGACGATGGTGTAGCAATGTCTGCTGATTCGTCGGCCAATAACGCatatgagaatgatgatgagGTGGCAATGTTGGTTAATGAGGCAGCCGTGTCACCCATTAATGCatatgagaatgatgatgagGTAGCCAAAATTGCTTACCCTAAAGATAAGCTAGAGACTAATGCGTATGGGAAGGAGAACGAGGAGGCAATGTCTGCTGCTTCTCAGCCCATCTATGGGAACGAGAACGAGGAGGCAATATCTGCTGCTTCTCAGCCCATCTATGGGAACGAGAATGAGGGGGCACTATCTGCTGCTTTTCAGCCCATCTATAATAATGAGGATGGCAAAGTAGTTACAAGTGCCAACCTCTATAGCGCAAAAACAAATACCTGA